In Aquimarina sp. TRL1, a single window of DNA contains:
- a CDS encoding S9 family peptidase, giving the protein MIRFILLLLFTLISFFTGNSQETSLLLKQEIIPFSKIKHYEKFLSRFPEIEAVNSYNITYLSDGLKVKGVLVLPKKEGQYPTIIYNRGGNRDTGAISPKAIPFLGLAKIASKGYVVIASQYRGNMGGEGKEEFGGQDVNDVLNLLNVIKEIKQADTTNVGMYGWSRGGMMTYIALTKTNRIKAAAVGGAVSNNFETITDRPIMEEKVLAELIPEYSKHKETELKKRSATFWAHAFPKDTPLLIMHGTSDWRVKPSQSLQLAIELDKHRKPYRLIMFEGGDHGIRNNRKEVSEQVIQWFDRFLKQGEKVPNMEFHGK; this is encoded by the coding sequence ATGATCCGTTTTATTTTACTTTTACTCTTCACTCTTATTTCTTTTTTCACGGGAAACAGCCAAGAAACTTCTCTCCTGCTAAAACAAGAAATAATCCCATTTTCTAAAATTAAACACTATGAAAAATTCTTGTCTCGATTTCCTGAAATAGAAGCAGTGAACAGCTACAATATTACTTACCTCAGTGATGGTCTCAAAGTAAAAGGTGTTCTGGTTCTTCCTAAAAAAGAAGGACAATATCCTACAATCATCTATAATAGAGGAGGAAACAGAGATACTGGTGCCATATCGCCAAAAGCTATTCCGTTTTTAGGACTTGCTAAAATAGCCAGTAAAGGGTATGTCGTGATCGCGAGTCAATACAGAGGTAATATGGGAGGAGAAGGAAAAGAAGAGTTTGGAGGACAAGATGTTAATGACGTATTGAATCTTCTAAATGTGATAAAAGAAATAAAACAAGCGGATACTACTAATGTAGGTATGTATGGATGGAGTCGTGGGGGAATGATGACCTATATTGCATTAACCAAAACAAATCGCATAAAAGCCGCTGCTGTTGGAGGAGCTGTCTCGAATAATTTTGAAACCATTACCGACAGACCTATCATGGAAGAAAAAGTATTGGCAGAACTCATCCCTGAATATTCTAAACATAAAGAAACCGAATTAAAAAAGCGATCTGCAACCTTTTGGGCACATGCATTCCCAAAAGATACACCATTACTCATTATGCATGGCACCTCTGACTGGCGTGTAAAACCATCCCAGTCTTTACAACTGGCTATAGAATTAGACAAGCATCGAAAACCTTATCGACTTATCATGTTTGAAGGAGGTGATCACGGAATTAGAAACAACAGAAAAGAGGTTTCCGAGCAAGTGATTCAATGGTTTGATCGTTTTCTAAAACAAGGAGAAAAGGTTCCCAATATGGAGTTTCATGGAAAATAA